From the Piliocolobus tephrosceles isolate RC106 chromosome 14, ASM277652v3, whole genome shotgun sequence genome, the window aaacaaaaatgagtccTTGGTAACTAGAATATTCGGTTCCCAGGGTTACAGTATCTAGATAGTAAATAATTCAGGGAAGTTACTGGTAAGAGATTTCTTCATCATTTCTACtaagaattttatttaacaaGCATTCCTTATGAAAAACAATATCTAAGAAAAATTTCCTTCATGAGgaactaaaattttcatttaatgaatGATGAGggtgtagttttaaaataaagggcaaaaatcaaaagttggtaAACGTGTGATCTCAACTCTGGAAACCCCATTATGCTTATGTCAACAGTGATGTCTGAGTGTTGAGGTTTGGGGAAGGTTAGTTTCCttgacttttcaaaaaattttagattttcgTATGTTCTACCATAGACAAATGAGTTTAATCAAAAGtcgtagcttttttttttttttttttgagatggagtctccctctattgcccaggatggagtgcagtagcacaatcttgactcactgcaacctccaccttctgggttcaagctattctcctgcctcagcctcctcagtggctgggactacaggcgtgagccaccacacccagctacttttttgtgtgtttttagtagagacagggtttcactgtattggccaggctggtctcgaactcctgacctagtgatccacccacctcggcctcccaaagtgctgagattacaggcatgagccaccatgcccagccaactttttttttttttaaagtaacttgtGATGTTTCAATTGCAAAATCCTATGCCTTTGTGACTTCAGGTGACCCCTTCATAATCCATAAGTGTTTAGTGAATGTCTACCATATACCTACCCTTGACAAGGAAACATTTTTAGtacaaataactatttttattttccttttgtttggtgGAAAGAGAAATTAGCCAGTtcacaatattttataaaatagtcaTGAAGACATGAATATCAGTATGCTCTACACATTATATCTTGTTTCATCTTATCAAGTAACACTATCAACAATATATAGAATTTCTTCAAACAGAGTTTTATTTGGCTtgtttggaggtttttttttttttttttggctaaaaaGTAGGTCCTGAAAGGAGGTCCTCCAAAATGTACTTTGTGTGATTGTGTTGAGTCTTTCTTTTGAAGGTTtaatatttaactatttatttaacataagctttttttttttgctgttaggCTGCTTTTCAGGAAGCGTTGAACACCGCAGGTGATAAACTTGTAGTAGTTGACTTCTCAGCCACGTGGTGTGGGCCTTGCAAAATGATCAAGCCTTTCTTTCATGTGAGTATTAAACAGTGTCTACTTTGTAAGATATTTGTGTTTATGGGTTGGTGGTCACAAAGGTAGGAAAGAAAGACAGTTAAaggattttggttttggtgggaggGGGGTTTCTTTGGCTGGATCATTGGTCTAGAAGCAGTAGTATAACAAATAATTTAGGTTTGATACATGTAGcccattgaaaataaattttagaagttaattttgtcttaaatagttattttttttccacattgaAACATGGGCCTTATTTGAAATCCCAGCCTCAGAGTTTGATATGACAAACTGTTTTATACTAGGAAAAATTTGATTTAGAGAAAATTTATGTCTCTTAGATCTATGTCTCCAAAGATCTAAATATTTGGATCTTTAATTAGTCTCTACTTTTATTAAGTTTTCATTTAAGAAGCTTGAGTACATTGATTGCCGTTACCTAGTTCTAAAtctttttggatttttcatttaaaattttccagtcCCTCTCTGAAAAATATTCCAACGTGGTATTCCTTGAAGTAGATGTGGATGACTGTCAGGTACGTAGCTGGAAATATGAGATACTACTGAGCTTTTCACATTGGCCTTTTCCTCTGAATTGCACAGTGCTTTTTTCcataaatatgtcaaataattCTAGAACTGTAATCCTATCTAAAAAGTTCTATCTCAGAAGAGCAGGTAAGTTAGGAGCTTAATCCTAGCTATCAGGAGCTGTATATCACATCCTAAAGTAAACACAAATAAATCAGTAAGACTTCTGAATCTTATTGGCCACCCACCTTTCTAAAACCCTACGTTCTACTTTACACTCtgagatgctcaataaatagagATTGAATTTAGCTATGATCATTACATCCATAGGCTTGATGGGGTCACCAAATTATGAGACTGCTTGTAGGGCTCTTTGTGAACTTGCAGTAGCATGAGAACCTGCATTTGCAAGCCTATTCTAGTCTTGGTTGCTTTTAGTCAATTAGAAACCACAAATGTTTTAACAGGTAAACAAACACCAAGGTACCTGAGATAATAATTTGGAAGAAATTCCAAGTTtggttttatttaatgaat encodes:
- the TXN gene encoding thioredoxin gives rise to the protein MVKQIESKAAFQEALNTAGDKLVVVDFSATWCGPCKMIKPFFHSLSEKYSNVVFLEVDVDDCQDVASECEVKCMPTFQFFKKGQKVGEFSGANKEKLEATINELV